A single window of Chloracidobacterium sp. DNA harbors:
- a CDS encoding GWxTD domain-containing protein: MTRVRFSQSFLLTFVLMSLAAIVAIAQPPDKNKPSQDVTDKARNVKPELKEAYKKWINNDVAYIITKEEKKAFNALVTDEERENFIEQFWRRRDPNPDTEENEYREEYYERIAYSNEKFASGIPGWKTDRGRVYIAWGKPDSVESHPSGGSYDRPSYEGGGSTTTYPFEIWFYRHLDGVGDGLEIEFVDPTGTGEYRMARNANEKDALLMVPGAGMTTAEQLGMSDKGDRISGNDRNAGNNFYREQDSPFRRLEVMTGLMRPPAVKFSDLQSSLTDSPVIDNNPLQFDLRVDFFRQSDDRIITAFTVQTSNRELKFEQIGGLETARMNIFGRITAVSGKRSGIFEDSVVTNATAIELADAMDRKSVYQKAIALTPGTYKVDVVVRDVGTGNKGIVNMGFTVPRYDEKKLSTSSLVLTSKLRSTNERDIGQMFVIGNSKVIPNLGGMYKQGQEVGIYLQVYNAEIDQTTLRPAVDVTYVLTKDGKEVLRQDEDWSGLSDSGQRLTLARLLPTMNMPTGNYNIRVEIKDRVGGQLIKNEEKFTITQ; this comes from the coding sequence ATGACAAGAGTCAGGTTTTCACAGAGTTTTTTGCTGACATTCGTGTTAATGTCGCTTGCGGCCATAGTGGCTATCGCCCAACCGCCCGACAAAAATAAGCCAAGTCAGGATGTCACGGACAAGGCACGTAACGTCAAACCCGAATTAAAAGAGGCTTATAAAAAATGGATCAACAATGATGTTGCCTACATCATTACCAAAGAGGAAAAGAAAGCCTTTAACGCACTTGTGACCGATGAAGAACGTGAGAACTTTATCGAGCAGTTTTGGCGTCGCCGCGACCCCAATCCGGACACCGAAGAAAACGAATACCGCGAAGAGTATTATGAGCGGATCGCATACTCCAATGAAAAGTTCGCATCAGGTATTCCGGGATGGAAAACTGATCGAGGCCGCGTTTACATTGCCTGGGGCAAGCCCGACTCGGTCGAATCGCACCCGTCAGGCGGATCGTACGATCGCCCGAGCTACGAGGGTGGCGGTTCGACTACCACATATCCATTCGAGATCTGGTTCTATCGCCATCTTGACGGCGTAGGTGACGGCCTCGAGATCGAGTTTGTCGATCCTACGGGAACCGGCGAATATCGTATGGCGCGTAATGCCAACGAAAAGGACGCTTTGCTTATGGTGCCGGGTGCGGGTATGACGACGGCAGAGCAATTAGGTATGTCCGATAAGGGCGACCGGATCTCGGGCAATGACCGCAACGCGGGAAACAATTTTTATCGCGAACAGGATTCTCCATTCCGCCGTCTCGAGGTAATGACCGGATTGATGCGGCCGCCGGCAGTCAAATTCAGTGATCTCCAGAGTTCGCTGACCGATTCGCCTGTGATCGACAATAATCCGCTGCAGTTCGACCTGCGCGTAGACTTCTTCCGCCAGTCGGATGACCGTATCATTACGGCGTTCACCGTGCAGACCAGCAATCGCGAACTTAAATTCGAGCAGATCGGCGGCCTCGAAACGGCCCGAATGAATATCTTTGGCCGTATCACCGCCGTCTCCGGAAAGCGGTCGGGCATTTTCGAAGATTCGGTCGTCACCAACGCTACCGCGATCGAACTTGCGGACGCGATGGATCGGAAGTCTGTTTACCAAAAGGCGATCGCACTTACACCCGGAACATATAAGGTCGATGTCGTCGTCCGCGACGTTGGTACCGGCAACAAGGGTATCGTGAATATGGGCTTTACAGTCCCGCGGTACGATGAAAAGAAATTGTCGACCTCGTCGCTCGTCCTTACGTCAAAACTGCGTTCGACCAACGAACGTGACATCGGTCAAATGTTTGTGATCGGAAACTCTAAGGTCATCCCTAATCTTGGCGGAATGTACAAGCAGGGACAAGAGGTCGGCATCTATCTTCAGGTATACAATGCCGAGATCGATCAGACGACGCTGCGGCCGGCAGTTGACGTGACATATGTGCTTACAAAGGACGGCAAAGAGGTGTTGCGGCAGGATGAGGACTGGTCAGGTCTGAGTGACTCTGGACAGCGTCTGACGCTGGCCCGTCTGTTGCCGACGATGAATATGCCGACCGGCAACTATAATATCCGGGTCGAGATCAAGGATCGCGTCGGCGGTCAGTTGATCAAGAACGAAGAGAAGTTCACGATCACACAATAA
- the speD gene encoding adenosylmethionine decarboxylase → MIVGTEWLIEAFGCEADTLRDEVVIRALFDRVMSDLGLRSVGSVWHKFPGEGGVTGMIALTESHLACHTYPEYGTATFNLYCCRTRPEWDWEDNLKSMLGAEHVSVTKIDRGEMPVQNTAIRQVTAGGEA, encoded by the coding sequence ATGATCGTTGGAACTGAATGGTTGATCGAGGCTTTTGGTTGCGAGGCAGATACGCTTCGCGACGAGGTCGTTATACGCGCACTTTTCGATCGGGTGATGTCTGATCTCGGGTTACGATCTGTTGGTTCGGTCTGGCATAAGTTTCCCGGCGAGGGCGGCGTGACGGGGATGATCGCATTGACCGAGTCACATCTGGCGTGTCACACCTACCCGGAATACGGCACCGCTACATTCAATCTCTATTGCTGCCGAACGCGCCCCGAATGGGACTGGGAAGATAATCTCAAGTCGATGTTGGGAGCTGAACACGTGTCGGTGACAAAGATCGACCGAGGTGAAATGCCGGTCCAAAACACAGCTATCAGACAAGTAACCGCGGGAGGTGAAGCGTGA
- the tatC gene encoding twin-arginine translocase subunit TatC has product MDEIESNQVHERATNMSFLEHLDELRKRLVSSVIIIVVAFTLCWFVSDRIYDFLSVPIRQALSEAARRELPIRGVTGEEKLLPLSEIKEGDGGRYIFDRSTKLGATVVAPGASVLSQVERDSEGKLGLFTTEPLITNNAVVPKGVRLPVEFDEFAKDKPNADERMTVTTATEQFTLFVTVSLYAAIAFSVPLLLWQVWMFISPALYKHERSYVTPFIGLSTISFVLGAAFAYYILFPPAARYLLGLGGGDFQLLLKASDYLDFITIIMLAMGLIFQMPAISYVLARIGIISAGLLIRSWKISLVVILIVAAVVSPTGDIPNMMLFATPMMGLYIVSIFIAWFFGKKRQTSDETAS; this is encoded by the coding sequence ATGGACGAGATCGAATCAAACCAAGTACACGAGCGCGCGACCAATATGTCCTTTCTCGAGCATTTGGACGAACTGCGCAAACGGCTTGTAAGTTCAGTCATCATTATCGTAGTGGCGTTTACGCTATGTTGGTTTGTTTCAGACCGCATATACGATTTTTTGAGCGTGCCGATACGACAGGCACTTTCCGAGGCGGCCCGCAGGGAATTGCCGATCAGAGGTGTGACCGGCGAAGAAAAGCTGTTGCCGCTTAGCGAAATCAAAGAGGGCGACGGTGGGCGTTATATCTTTGACCGTTCGACCAAGTTAGGTGCTACGGTTGTCGCTCCGGGCGCTTCCGTTCTGTCACAAGTGGAGCGCGATAGTGAGGGAAAGCTTGGGCTTTTTACGACCGAGCCGCTTATCACAAACAATGCCGTGGTCCCGAAGGGGGTGCGACTTCCGGTCGAATTTGACGAGTTTGCCAAGGATAAGCCGAATGCCGATGAGCGCATGACGGTGACGACCGCAACCGAGCAGTTCACACTGTTTGTTACAGTTTCACTCTATGCCGCGATCGCATTCTCGGTGCCGCTGCTCCTATGGCAAGTATGGATGTTCATTTCGCCGGCTTTGTACAAGCACGAGCGGTCATACGTGACGCCGTTCATCGGTCTATCTACCATTTCATTTGTGCTGGGGGCCGCATTTGCGTATTACATACTATTCCCGCCGGCGGCCCGCTATTTGCTCGGGCTTGGCGGCGGTGATTTCCAATTGTTGCTTAAGGCCAGTGATTATCTAGACTTCATCACGATCATAATGCTCGCGATGGGACTGATCTTTCAGATGCCGGCCATCTCGTACGTTCTCGCCCGGATCGGCATTATTTCTGCCGGATTGCTTATCCGCAGTTGGAAGATCTCCCTCGTCGTAATACTCATCGTTGCGGCGGTCGTATCGCCAACTGGTGACATTCCTAATATGATGCTGTTTGCCACGCCGATGATGGGTCTGTACATCGTATCGATATTTATCGCGTGGTTCTTCGGCAAAAAGCGCCAAACATCCGATGAAACGGCTAGTTAA
- the tatB gene encoding twin-arginine translocase subunit TatB: MYLFILESIGTSELMLIGVIALIFLGPRRLPEIARKIGKITSEFRNTTNEFKQTWEREVNFEDEAKAFRLDDDEPSPVARGNTILNPSSTAADPIKPPEIKEVDPASFVSEIPSQTASGEMSSSDDPNDKQNWL, from the coding sequence GTGTATTTGTTCATTCTCGAATCGATCGGAACGTCCGAACTGATGCTGATCGGTGTAATCGCCCTTATCTTTCTTGGGCCACGAAGATTGCCCGAGATCGCCCGTAAGATCGGCAAGATAACATCCGAATTTCGGAATACCACGAACGAATTCAAACAAACGTGGGAGCGAGAGGTCAACTTTGAGGATGAAGCCAAGGCCTTCAGGTTGGACGACGACGAGCCGTCGCCGGTCGCGAGAGGGAATACGATCCTGAATCCGAGTTCGACAGCCGCCGATCCGATCAAGCCTCCGGAGATAAAAGAGGTTGACCCCGCTTCTTTTGTTTCCGAAATCCCATCACAAACGGCATCCGGTGAAATGTCGTCGTCGGACGATCCGAACGATAAGCAGAACTGGCTGTAA